The Mammaliicoccus sciuri genome window below encodes:
- a CDS encoding IS3 family transposase produces MAFELKEEGFKLKDILVKVGIPEATYHYHAKQLQKEDLDKGWKKKIIELFQKHNGKYGYRRIYLALRNQGYLINHKKVQRIMRELGLKCQKFTRKSRYQSYKGTVGKVAENRLNRRFHTSIRLQKLVTDITEFKCAEEQKLYLSPIMDLYNGEIISYGISRRPTLDLVLQSLDKAVTIIKHEAPYRTTIHSDQGWHYQHNAWIRRLSEQRIYQSMSRKATCADNASMENFFGIMKQEMYHGEELVNYETLKRIIEDYIYWYNNERLKLKLAGRSPVQYRTQSSQLIA; encoded by the coding sequence GTGGCATTCGAACTCAAAGAAGAAGGATTCAAATTAAAAGATATCTTAGTAAAGGTTGGTATACCAGAAGCAACCTATCATTACCATGCCAAACAATTACAAAAGGAAGATTTAGATAAAGGTTGGAAGAAAAAGATCATTGAACTTTTTCAAAAACACAACGGTAAATACGGCTATCGTCGTATATATTTAGCTTTGAGAAATCAAGGTTATCTCATTAACCATAAGAAAGTACAACGAATTATGCGAGAACTAGGATTAAAATGTCAAAAATTCACACGTAAATCACGCTATCAATCATACAAAGGTACAGTTGGTAAAGTGGCTGAAAATCGCTTGAATCGTAGATTCCATACATCTATTCGACTTCAAAAATTAGTGACAGATATCACTGAATTTAAATGTGCTGAAGAACAAAAATTATATCTCAGCCCTATTATGGATTTATACAATGGGGAAATCATTTCTTATGGTATATCCAGAAGACCAACATTAGACTTAGTACTTCAATCATTGGATAAAGCAGTTACAATCATTAAGCATGAAGCACCATATCGTACGACGATACATTCTGATCAAGGTTGGCATTATCAGCATAATGCATGGATTAGAAGATTATCGGAACAAAGGATTTATCAAAGTATGTCACGTAAAGCGACGTGTGCGGATAATGCTTCTATGGAGAATTTCTTTGGCATCATGAAGCAGGAAATGTATCATGGAGAAGAACTTGTTAACTATGAAACATTAAAAAGAATAATTGAGGATTACATCTATTGGTATAACAATGAACGTTTGAAATTAAAATTGGCTGGACGAAGTCCAGTACAATACCGAACTCAATCCAGCCAATTAATAGCATAA
- a CDS encoding acyltransferase family protein, with protein sequence MNDQMKEIKSHPIRYLYGLDGLRAIAVIAIIIYHLNPKWLSGGFLGVDTFFIISAYLITSLLIHEYQHTGTIDLLHFWKKRIKRILPAVLFLLSIVLTYTLLFEPSIIKSVKQDTFAALFYVSNWWYIFHHVSYFDSFKVMPLKHLWSLAIEEQFYVFWPILLMILLRIKKLKRHFVLVVFIASLISLLLMILIAEPNVNNSRVYFGTDTRLQTLLLGVLLAYIWSPFRLKQQIITPLKIGIETIGCISIALLIYFMLTVSSNDNWLYFGGIYLISLSSLPVIASAVHPSTLLSKVLGNRLLLWIGQRSYSLYLWHYPVITFINKHFVQGQIPFYMILIEIVLTLLLAECSYRYVEVPIRVRGLAYFKPGKAQLKSLIAKSSIILVLIGLMLTILSGHFDYLQQTQHHHAKTTFKVSNHDHKNSLILPIPKINVNSEETINHKGKHQDKMLFIGDSVMVDIGEEIHKAYPDAIIDGKVGRNLNDAIPLVQEKYSTFNKANQQVVLELGTNGDFSFDDLTKLIKMFGNAHVYVVNTHVPRDWEQSVNEKLSKIAQAHKNVKLIDWYSKAHGHSEYFAYDGVHLEYKGVQALVSEINKHIKS encoded by the coding sequence ATGAATGATCAAATGAAAGAGATAAAGTCACACCCAATTCGCTATTTATATGGTCTAGATGGCTTACGTGCAATTGCGGTTATAGCTATCATCATTTATCACCTTAATCCTAAGTGGTTATCGGGTGGTTTTTTAGGTGTGGATACTTTTTTTATCATTTCTGCCTATTTAATTACGAGCTTATTAATCCATGAATATCAACATACAGGCACGATAGACCTCTTACATTTTTGGAAGAAACGTATTAAAAGGATACTGCCGGCAGTCTTATTTTTATTAAGTATTGTACTTACATATACCTTATTATTTGAACCGAGCATTATTAAAAGTGTAAAACAAGATACGTTTGCTGCTTTATTTTATGTATCCAACTGGTGGTATATTTTTCATCATGTTAGTTATTTTGATAGCTTCAAAGTGATGCCACTTAAACATTTATGGAGTTTAGCGATTGAAGAACAATTTTATGTTTTTTGGCCAATTTTATTAATGATATTACTTCGCATTAAAAAGTTAAAAAGGCATTTTGTTTTAGTTGTATTTATAGCTTCTCTTATTTCTTTATTGTTAATGATATTAATTGCTGAACCGAATGTTAATAATTCAAGAGTATATTTTGGAACAGACACTAGATTACAAACTTTGTTATTAGGTGTATTACTAGCATACATATGGTCGCCTTTTAGATTGAAACAGCAAATTATAACACCGTTAAAGATTGGAATTGAAACGATAGGTTGTATTTCAATTGCGCTATTAATTTACTTTATGTTGACTGTTTCATCCAATGACAATTGGTTATACTTTGGTGGTATTTATCTTATCTCTTTAAGTTCATTACCTGTCATTGCGAGTGCTGTTCACCCTAGCACATTATTATCTAAAGTATTAGGTAATCGATTATTGTTATGGATTGGACAGAGATCTTATAGTTTATATTTATGGCATTACCCTGTCATAACATTTATCAATAAACATTTCGTTCAAGGTCAAATCCCCTTTTATATGATATTGATAGAAATCGTATTAACGTTACTGTTAGCTGAATGTTCATATCGCTATGTTGAAGTACCCATTAGAGTACGTGGGTTAGCATATTTCAAACCTGGAAAAGCTCAATTAAAATCACTCATTGCTAAGAGTAGCATTATTTTAGTATTAATTGGTCTTATGTTAACAATACTTTCAGGACATTTTGATTATTTACAACAAACGCAACATCATCATGCCAAGACGACTTTTAAAGTTTCAAATCACGACCATAAAAATAGTTTGATATTACCTATTCCTAAAATTAATGTAAATAGCGAAGAAACCATTAATCATAAAGGGAAACATCAAGATAAGATGTTATTTATCGGTGATTCCGTCATGGTTGATATCGGCGAAGAAATACATAAAGCATATCCAGATGCAATAATAGATGGTAAAGTCGGTCGTAATTTAAATGATGCTATCCCACTCGTTCAAGAGAAATACAGTACATTTAACAAAGCCAATCAACAAGTTGTACTTGAACTTGGTACGAATGGAGATTTTTCATTTGATGATTTGACGAAGCTCATTAAAATGTTTGGTAATGCGCATGTATATGTCGTGAATACACACGTACCAAGAGATTGGGAACAAAGTGTGAATGAGAAATTATCAAAGATTGCTCAAGCACATAAGAACGTCAAACTGATAGATTGGTATAGTAAAGCACACGGCCATTCAGAATACTTCGCCTATGACGGCGTGCATTTAGAATATAAAGGCGTACAAGCACTCGTATCCGAAATTAATAAACATATCAAGTCATGA
- a CDS encoding ABC transporter ATP-binding protein has translation MHGNHLLEIHNLSTGFDINGKNYNAISNVNLTLEKGGILGGVGESGSGKPVLSMSILKLLPEKIAKINSGEIKYMGERIDQYTNEQLNNIRGKELAMIFQEPMTSLNPVFTIANQLIEMMLLHLNISKKEAKERAIDLLKKVGIPRAQQVINENPHQLSGGMRQRVMIAMSISCYPKLLIADEPTTALDVTVQAQILDLLKKVQDETDMGVIFISHDLGVIAEICDTVAVMYAGKIVERASVEEIFNNPKHPYTKLLLQTIPRLDIKQDKLETIKGSVPSIDKIPSVGCNFYDRCPFAMDACATTNLKDISINEHHKVSCHLYDESISEKGGPLHV, from the coding sequence ATGCATGGTAATCATTTGTTAGAAATACATAATTTAAGTACAGGATTTGATATAAACGGTAAGAACTACAATGCGATTTCTAATGTTAATTTAACTTTAGAGAAAGGTGGAATATTGGGGGGTGTAGGAGAATCTGGTTCTGGGAAACCAGTGTTAAGTATGTCGATTTTAAAATTATTACCTGAAAAAATTGCGAAAATTAATTCTGGTGAGATCAAATATATGGGTGAACGTATTGATCAATATACGAATGAACAATTAAATAATATTAGAGGAAAAGAACTTGCTATGATTTTCCAAGAGCCGATGACATCACTTAACCCAGTATTTACAATAGCTAATCAATTGATCGAAATGATGCTATTACACTTAAATATTTCTAAGAAAGAAGCTAAAGAAAGAGCGATAGATCTATTGAAAAAGGTAGGCATACCAAGAGCGCAGCAAGTTATTAACGAGAACCCTCACCAATTATCTGGAGGTATGAGACAGAGAGTCATGATTGCTATGTCGATTTCTTGCTACCCTAAATTACTTATTGCGGATGAACCTACAACAGCACTCGACGTAACTGTTCAAGCGCAAATATTAGATTTATTGAAGAAGGTTCAAGATGAAACGGATATGGGCGTTATCTTTATATCACATGACTTAGGTGTTATTGCAGAAATATGTGATACTGTCGCAGTTATGTATGCAGGTAAAATTGTTGAACGTGCTTCAGTAGAAGAAATATTTAATAATCCTAAACATCCATATACGAAATTACTATTACAAACAATACCAAGATTAGATATCAAACAAGATAAATTAGAAACAATTAAAGGTTCAGTACCTTCTATAGATAAAATACCGAGTGTTGGATGTAACTTTTATGATAGATGCCCATTTGCGATGGACGCCTGTGCAACGACAAATTTAAAAGATATCTCTATAAATGAACATCATAAAGTTTCGTGTCATTTATATGATGAATCGATATCAGAAAAAGGGGGTCCATTACATGTCTAA
- a CDS encoding 3-oxoacyl-ACP reductase, which produces MTKTILVTGSSRGLGATIARTLASEGHQVIINYHNSKALAEQLVAEIGTEQAIAIQADVTNRAEVDQLIDEGTKHFGKIDVVVNNALVNFKFDPVKQKAFVDLAWEDYQQQIDGTLKAAFNIVQSVAPQFIERKQGAVISTGTNLFQNPVVPYHEYTTAKAGLIGFTRNIAAELGQYGITANVVSGGLLKTTDASSVTTPEVFDLIAQSTPLKKVTSPQDVANMVSFLASDKANGITGQNYTVDGGLTMN; this is translated from the coding sequence ATGACAAAAACAATTTTAGTAACAGGTAGTAGTAGAGGATTAGGCGCAACAATCGCACGTACATTAGCATCTGAAGGACATCAAGTCATCATTAATTATCATAATAGTAAAGCATTAGCAGAACAGTTAGTTGCTGAAATCGGAACAGAACAAGCGATTGCTATTCAAGCGGATGTGACGAATCGCGCTGAAGTTGATCAGTTAATTGATGAAGGCACGAAACATTTTGGAAAAATTGATGTCGTCGTCAACAATGCTTTAGTTAACTTTAAATTTGACCCAGTAAAACAAAAAGCATTCGTCGATCTTGCATGGGAAGACTATCAACAACAAATTGATGGCACATTAAAAGCAGCATTTAATATCGTGCAAAGTGTTGCACCACAATTCATTGAAAGAAAACAAGGTGCTGTCATTAGCACCGGTACGAACTTATTCCAAAATCCTGTCGTACCTTATCACGAATATACAACTGCGAAAGCTGGCTTAATTGGTTTCACGCGTAATATCGCTGCTGAATTAGGTCAATACGGCATTACAGCCAATGTCGTTTCTGGTGGCCTACTCAAAACAACCGATGCCAGCTCTGTAACAACACCTGAAGTATTTGACTTAATTGCTCAATCAACACCTCTTAAAAAAGTCACTTCACCACAAGATGTCGCAAATATGGTGAGCTTCCTTGCTTCTGATAAAGCAAATGGTATAACTGGTCAAAATTATACTGTAGATGGCGGCTTAACAATGAACTAG
- a CDS encoding LLM class flavin-dependent oxidoreductase: MKLSILDQSPISPGQTASDAFKDSLALAQLGEKLGYERYWLTEHHGLSNLASSAPEVLLSYIGAHTNRIRIGAGAILLPHYRPYKVAEQFNTLATLFPNRVDLGIGRAPGGSAEATNALSTQFLKQVWALPELLEELLMFLEGQFPLDHEYHKVNVLPQPDVPSTPWLLGTSEKSALLAAKNGMPYVFGAFMSDQDGRAIVDRYREHFEQRNQETPKVIVTVSVICAETNQEAETLAIESLIPKAQGEDKKEKVQTFDALSEREKEMLYDMKDNMIIGDVETVQSRLQAIQAEYQCDEIMVSTNTITHDDRMQSYRLLAQI, from the coding sequence ATGAAATTGAGTATACTTGATCAATCACCCATTTCGCCTGGTCAAACAGCGAGTGACGCTTTTAAAGATTCTTTGGCATTAGCACAATTAGGAGAGAAACTAGGTTATGAAAGGTATTGGTTAACTGAACATCACGGTTTGTCTAACCTTGCAAGTTCAGCGCCAGAAGTATTACTTTCTTATATTGGTGCGCATACAAACCGTATAAGAATTGGTGCAGGTGCCATATTGTTACCACATTATAGACCGTATAAAGTTGCCGAGCAGTTTAATACTTTGGCTACTTTATTTCCTAATAGAGTAGATTTAGGTATAGGTAGAGCACCTGGTGGCTCAGCTGAAGCAACGAATGCATTATCGACGCAGTTTTTGAAGCAAGTGTGGGCTTTACCAGAACTGTTAGAAGAATTATTGATGTTCTTGGAGGGGCAGTTTCCTTTAGATCATGAATATCATAAAGTAAACGTGTTACCTCAACCTGATGTACCATCAACACCATGGTTATTAGGAACAAGTGAGAAAAGTGCTTTACTTGCTGCTAAAAATGGCATGCCATATGTGTTTGGAGCTTTTATGAGTGATCAAGATGGCCGTGCAATTGTGGATCGTTACCGTGAACATTTTGAACAAAGAAATCAAGAAACACCTAAAGTGATTGTAACGGTATCTGTCATATGTGCAGAGACTAATCAAGAAGCGGAAACACTTGCTATAGAAAGTTTAATACCTAAAGCACAAGGTGAAGATAAAAAAGAAAAAGTACAAACGTTTGATGCGTTAAGTGAACGTGAAAAAGAAATGCTTTATGACATGAAAGACAATATGATTATTGGTGATGTCGAAACCGTTCAATCAAGACTTCAAGCGATTCAAGCAGAATATCAATGTGATGAAATCATGGTGAGCACAAATACAATAACACATGATGATAGAATGCAATCTTATAGATTATTAGCACAAATATAA
- a CDS encoding BglG family transcription antiterminator, producing the protein MLERHVKLMRLLLLNRDSYLNGTEIADYLNVSNRTVRSDIKYINSEIKDVIISIKGRGYQLNHELYQTEEIESILNQYTEKNGQTLIKMAYQLLMYKQSVTLEQLSDDYALTKNELVDHLNQIQAWCESYDVAIKLVKRKGVTVSGNEMDIRNAILHLNQLSTNNVKVEDFILNEIPKVHSELMMHIMEQHLEHHHIQTSKVHIKQLLVHLIIIFKRIHDTTEQWDINQEALAISRAIIEDINRQLKYTLSDETAKLFSFFISYYFDKYDLGFKQIFIQSYIERLIYQMNAKVGIDFMQDAVLRENVYSHFSRTYLRIVKNVYINNPLTEDIKQQYPFVFNALYETVHLLEEDAQLNLSEDEIAFLALHFQSSIDRNVQDQFNVVITCYYGLGISSLLEAKIQKLNHKINITDTIKLEAVSTYPFSNTDILVTTHEIDMKHIPSNVQVVQVSPLFSEEDAHKFQTILNQKQNPVLNNDALLPIDFLSVPIETDIHSTVDIFQHVELLLNQQHAISSGYIESALEREKFSSTYIGNGIAIPHGDPTKVFKSHVLMFRLRQDIAWKQHKVHLVFFLSIADKDKQVMKKIIHSIAALTEQDVKHLLKLDDEPFKQYIIDRFKE; encoded by the coding sequence TTGTTAGAAAGACATGTGAAATTAATGAGACTATTACTTTTAAATCGCGATAGTTATTTAAACGGGACTGAAATAGCTGACTATTTGAATGTTTCAAATAGAACTGTAAGAAGCGATATTAAATATATTAATAGTGAAATTAAAGATGTCATTATCAGTATTAAAGGGCGTGGTTATCAATTAAATCACGAGTTGTATCAAACTGAAGAGATAGAATCTATTCTAAATCAATATACGGAAAAGAATGGTCAAACACTCATCAAGATGGCTTATCAATTATTAATGTATAAACAATCAGTTACGCTTGAACAATTATCTGATGACTATGCTTTAACGAAGAATGAACTCGTCGATCATTTAAATCAAATTCAAGCTTGGTGTGAATCTTATGACGTTGCGATTAAACTTGTTAAAAGAAAAGGTGTTACGGTAAGTGGCAATGAAATGGATATTCGTAATGCTATTCTTCATTTAAACCAACTCTCTACAAACAATGTTAAAGTAGAGGATTTTATTTTGAATGAAATTCCAAAAGTGCATAGCGAATTAATGATGCATATTATGGAACAACATTTAGAGCATCACCATATACAAACTTCAAAAGTACATATTAAACAGTTGCTCGTACACCTGATCATTATTTTCAAAAGAATCCACGATACAACTGAACAATGGGATATTAATCAAGAGGCATTGGCCATTTCCCGGGCAATTATAGAAGATATTAATAGACAACTTAAATACACTTTAAGCGATGAAACAGCGAAGTTATTTTCATTTTTTATTAGCTATTATTTTGATAAATATGATCTTGGCTTTAAACAAATATTTATTCAAAGTTATATTGAACGCTTAATTTATCAAATGAATGCCAAAGTTGGTATTGATTTTATGCAAGATGCTGTACTTCGTGAAAATGTTTATTCACATTTTAGCAGAACATATTTGCGTATCGTTAAGAACGTTTATATTAACAATCCGCTTACAGAGGATATTAAACAGCAATACCCATTTGTGTTCAACGCTTTATATGAAACGGTTCATTTACTGGAAGAAGATGCACAACTCAATTTAAGTGAAGATGAGATAGCCTTTCTAGCATTACATTTTCAATCATCGATAGATCGTAATGTACAAGATCAATTTAATGTTGTCATTACTTGTTATTATGGACTGGGCATTTCTAGCTTGTTAGAAGCAAAAATTCAAAAGTTAAACCATAAAATAAATATTACGGATACGATTAAACTTGAAGCCGTTTCAACTTACCCATTCTCTAATACGGATATACTCGTTACAACACACGAAATTGATATGAAACATATACCAAGTAACGTGCAAGTTGTTCAAGTATCGCCTTTATTTTCAGAAGAAGATGCTCATAAATTTCAAACCATTTTAAATCAAAAGCAAAACCCTGTTTTAAACAACGACGCATTATTGCCTATCGACTTTCTATCGGTACCAATCGAAACAGACATACATTCTACTGTTGATATATTCCAACATGTGGAACTTTTGCTTAATCAACAACATGCCATATCAAGTGGGTATATTGAAAGTGCACTAGAAAGGGAGAAGTTCTCATCAACTTATATTGGAAATGGCATTGCTATTCCACATGGCGACCCTACTAAAGTCTTTAAGTCACATGTATTAATGTTTAGACTCCGCCAAGATATAGCATGGAAGCAACATAAAGTTCATTTAGTGTTCTTCTTATCTATTGCAGACAAAGATAAACAAGTAATGAAAAAAATCATACACAGTATTGCTGCATTAACAGAACAAGATGTTAAACATTTACTAAAATTAGATGATGAACCATTCAAACAATATATTATCGATCGTTTTAAAGAATAA
- a CDS encoding IS30 family transposase, which yields MTHTYSNMTNHKGTHLSYEERVQIETLKNLGFSNRAIARELGRAPQTINNEIHRGTTRQIKRQKQQHKVYEYETQIYFSSLGQQRYRQNRQQCGAQPLWKKNPLFIPWADHLMKKKRWSPEAVVAYAHKEQCFEREKIPSTTTVYAWIDQQIMETKNIDLLEKLKRRHSTQNSYHNHPHSRVLGPSIETRPSEIESRQSFGHWEIDTVIGTKNKSKPVILTLVERQTRFEILEIIESKSADAVSHALKNLFDSLDEKAPKIFKSITSDNGSEFASLYEEFGHMIEIYFTHPFSSYERGTSENQHKMIRRFIPKAHDLSNVQKRFIKAIQQYMNDYPRKTLNYNTAHHNMAESLKHLNLYESFQS from the coding sequence ATGACGCATACTTATTCTAACATGACAAACCATAAAGGAACACACTTAAGTTATGAAGAACGTGTTCAAATAGAAACACTTAAAAATTTAGGTTTTTCAAATCGTGCAATCGCGCGTGAATTAGGACGTGCACCTCAAACAATCAATAACGAAATTCATCGAGGAACAACACGTCAAATTAAACGACAAAAACAACAACATAAAGTCTATGAATATGAGACGCAAATTTATTTTTCTTCACTAGGTCAACAACGTTATCGACAAAACAGACAACAATGTGGTGCTCAGCCCTTATGGAAGAAGAACCCATTATTTATTCCATGGGCAGATCACCTCATGAAAAAGAAACGCTGGTCACCTGAAGCAGTCGTGGCATATGCTCACAAGGAACAATGTTTTGAAAGAGAAAAAATCCCTTCAACAACGACAGTATATGCTTGGATAGATCAACAAATCATGGAAACTAAGAATATTGATCTACTAGAAAAATTAAAAAGACGTCACTCTACTCAGAATAGCTACCATAATCATCCACACAGTCGAGTGCTCGGTCCAAGTATTGAGACACGTCCTAGTGAAATTGAATCACGTCAGTCTTTTGGTCACTGGGAAATAGATACCGTAATAGGAACTAAAAACAAGTCAAAGCCAGTTATCTTAACACTTGTTGAGAGACAAACGCGTTTTGAAATACTAGAAATAATAGAGAGTAAAAGTGCTGATGCGGTGTCTCACGCATTGAAAAACTTATTTGACTCCTTAGACGAAAAAGCACCAAAAATCTTCAAATCTATCACATCTGACAATGGTTCAGAATTTGCATCGCTGTATGAAGAATTTGGCCATATGATAGAAATATACTTCACACATCCATTCTCATCATATGAACGTGGGACAAGTGAAAACCAACATAAAATGATTCGTCGTTTTATTCCAAAAGCACATGATTTATCCAATGTTCAAAAACGCTTCATAAAAGCCATACAACAATATATGAATGACTATCCTAGAAAGACTTTAAATTACAACACAGCTCATCATAATATGGCAGAAAGTTTAAAGCACCTCAATCTGTATGAATCTTTCCAAAGCTAA
- a CDS encoding IS3 family transposase yields the protein MKELNETYNIRLSILFKVAQIAKSVYYYWINKFSKADKDETLIQVIKEICEESNHTYGYRRVTQALRNRGLIVNHKKVLRIMKEHNLTCTKFTHRGRKYRSFKGKVGKVAQNILNRRFKTSLPFQKVVTDITEFKLMNGQKLYLSPFMDLYSSEIISFKISSRPTLDIVINPLKEMIKRRPNLDHRLTIHSDQGWHYQYSQYTRLLKDHKIFQSMSRKGNCLDNSVMENFFGLLKQEMYYGQEFKDFQDLEQAIHRYIDFYNNERIKSKLKGLSPKNYRRQTFEIIY from the coding sequence ATTAAGGAACTAAATGAAACATATAATATACGATTAAGTATCTTATTTAAAGTCGCTCAAATAGCTAAATCTGTATACTATTATTGGATAAATAAATTTAGTAAAGCTGATAAAGATGAAACATTGATTCAAGTAATAAAAGAAATATGTGAAGAATCAAACCATACCTATGGTTATCGTCGTGTTACACAAGCACTAAGAAATAGAGGTCTTATCGTAAATCATAAAAAAGTACTAAGAATTATGAAAGAACATAATCTAACTTGTACAAAGTTCACACATAGAGGTCGTAAGTATCGTTCCTTTAAAGGTAAAGTTGGTAAAGTAGCTCAAAATATATTAAATCGTAGATTTAAAACAAGTCTCCCATTTCAAAAAGTCGTAACAGATATTACAGAGTTCAAATTAATGAATGGTCAGAAATTATATTTATCACCTTTTATGGACTTATATAGTTCAGAGATTATCAGCTTTAAAATCTCAAGTCGTCCTACATTAGATATAGTCATCAATCCATTAAAAGAAATGATAAAGCGTCGTCCAAACCTAGATCATCGTTTAACGATTCATTCAGATCAAGGCTGGCATTATCAATATTCACAATACACTAGATTATTAAAAGACCATAAAATATTTCAGAGTATGTCTAGAAAAGGTAATTGTCTAGATAATTCAGTTATGGAAAACTTTTTTGGGTTACTTAAACAAGAAATGTATTATGGCCAAGAATTTAAAGATTTTCAGGACCTTGAACAAGCTATTCATCGATATATCGATTTTTATAATAACGAAAGAATCAAATCAAAATTAAAAGGCTTATCTCCCAAAAATTACAGGAGACAAACCTTTGAAATAATATACTAA
- a CDS encoding YkvR family protein — MVENIYLDETKIPLTFFEDETVDGLYKVTIEFNVTSEAYHDIAVLLYRGRFDVEVPDKDKQFKGEIYNYSTSLTNLYKDNQVAVYHLVLKEIREDQKG; from the coding sequence TTGGTTGAAAATATATATTTAGATGAAACGAAAATTCCATTAACATTTTTTGAAGACGAAACTGTAGATGGTTTATATAAAGTAACAATTGAATTTAATGTAACGAGTGAAGCGTATCACGATATTGCAGTTTTGCTATATAGAGGACGTTTTGATGTTGAAGTTCCGGATAAAGATAAGCAATTTAAAGGTGAAATCTATAATTATTCAACGTCTTTAACAAATTTATATAAGGACAATCAAGTTGCGGTGTACCATCTTGTGCTTAAAGAAATACGAGAGGACCAAAAGGGATGA
- a CDS encoding NAD(P)-binding domain-containing protein — MKWTIVGGGIHAITIALELKVKGLKNKDLTIIDPHDVFCHQFDHRTKNISMPYLRSPIVHHVHPNPFHLKQYFKKMDYAGGIYGKYKRPKRDMFMDHTAEQVEYYRLHECHVKYTAIDIKKDRDNWCVVLESGEMIYTENVIIASGCNHKPKIPKMYEHAPDVQHIFEDANIQFKESSHVVGSGISAAHLALKLIYHDDEKHVHLWTNKPLEIHDFDADPGWLGPKNMASFTKVIDPEEKMDIVLKERHKGSMPQELFIRLKKYVKKGRLTIHLNELDHINNHQIITVDGKHIDYDHILLATGFDNTLLTQPILNRLIHEYEAPLNKCGYPEISKHLEWLPNLFVSGGLADLELGPFARNIMGGREAARKIGEKYHEIEQCS, encoded by the coding sequence ATGAAGTGGACGATAGTAGGTGGTGGCATCCACGCGATAACGATAGCATTAGAATTAAAAGTTAAAGGATTAAAAAATAAAGATTTAACAATTATTGACCCGCACGATGTGTTCTGTCATCAATTTGACCATCGAACAAAGAATATTAGTATGCCTTATTTAAGGTCTCCAATCGTACACCATGTTCACCCAAATCCTTTTCATTTAAAACAATATTTTAAGAAAATGGATTATGCAGGTGGCATTTATGGTAAGTATAAGAGACCGAAAAGAGATATGTTTATGGACCATACAGCAGAACAAGTTGAATATTACCGATTACATGAATGTCATGTTAAATATACTGCAATAGATATAAAGAAAGATCGAGATAATTGGTGTGTCGTATTGGAATCAGGGGAGATGATATATACAGAGAATGTCATCATCGCATCTGGTTGTAACCATAAGCCAAAGATTCCAAAAATGTATGAGCATGCACCAGATGTACAACATATTTTTGAAGATGCAAATATTCAATTTAAAGAAAGTTCTCATGTTGTAGGAAGCGGGATATCAGCTGCACATTTAGCATTAAAATTAATTTATCATGACGATGAAAAGCATGTGCATTTATGGACGAATAAGCCGCTAGAAATTCATGATTTTGATGCTGATCCAGGGTGGTTAGGACCTAAAAATATGGCAAGCTTTACAAAAGTGATAGATCCAGAAGAGAAGATGGATATTGTCTTAAAAGAACGTCATAAAGGTTCGATGCCACAAGAATTATTCATTAGATTAAAGAAATATGTGAAAAAAGGAAGACTAACAATACATCTCAATGAATTAGATCATATTAACAATCATCAAATCATAACAGTAGATGGGAAACATATAGATTATGACCATATATTATTGGCAACAGGATTTGATAATACTTTATTAACACAACCAATATTAAATCGTTTAATTCATGAATATGAAGCACCACTCAATAAATGTGGGTATCCTGAAATTAGTAAACATTTAGAATGGCTGCCGAATTTATTCGTATCAGGTGGATTAGCTGATTTAGAATTAGGACCTTTTGCTAGAAATATTATGGGTGGCAGAGAAGCGGCACGCAAGATAGGTGAAAAGTATCATGAAATAGAGCAATGCAGTTAG